The genome window TTATTAAAATAACTAAATAGAATTGATCACGTTAAATCTACTTTATTTTACATAATAAGCATCTTTTAGTATTCAGGTACCAATCGATGCCTGTATTGGTCATGAATAAGCCATTCTGAATAATGATCAATTAAACACACCACAACGGATCAGTGAAGCAAAGCTAAGCAGAGGCAGAAGGATTGGCTCTCCCAACAGTGGCAGCATTGTCAAGCTTGCAAAAATGCTAAACAAACATTCAAAGAAATGTAGCTGCTTTACATCAGTATGAAATATGTTGCTATGTACATAAATATTCATATGACCGTAGGACAGTATCTTGCAGTCTCCTGTAGCTTTGTGTTGTTCCTAACGTCAGTACCTGAAACAGAGGTACTGAGGTAAGGCAGAGTCTTGGAGTGAAGTTCTGGAGTTTTGGGGTTCTCTGGAGTTCCAGGTTCCTCTGTTTTGTGTTAGAGGTCTATGATCTCATTAATATTCTTCTCCCAACTCATGGCTCCGActcaaactcccccccccccccctctctctctctatctctcaaacacacttacacacacgctatcccacacacaaacacacagatgcacccgcgcacacacacacacatagggcgaGAGGCATACGGAATGAGATAGTCTctcaaagacaaagagaggaacagggagagtgtatgtgttatgtacagtacataaaaATATGGGAGAGAGCGTTGTGGTTGGTACCGTACATAAAAAAAGATAGGTTCCTAGCAGACTTCAAAGCTGCTGCTCTAAACATGCGGCTGAAACATGCAGCTCCTGgtcggtacagtactgtacagcgACATTTATTAAAACAAGTGAGCGGAAAGTCAATAGAGTGTCATTAGAACGTTTGATCGTACATgtcaggttcccctgggtctgAGCGTGGTTATATCCATGGTACCAGCAGCATCACAAAGAGCCAGGGCAGCAGGTAAAAGACATGGCCAGACGTGTGGGCGTGGGCTCTGAGAGACTCCTGATTGGCGTCTTCTCCGTTGGGCGGGGCTTGAGCATTGACTTGTGGTTGGTTGCGGTTGGAGCACATGTCATAGAGGTTTCCGGAGAACTGCATCTTCTTGGACTCCTGGCGGAGCGACTCCCAGACGGACGCCGCCTCCTCGGGGCATCCCGCCATCGCCAGGTTGGCACAGTCGTGGAACTCATCCCAagacctgcagggggcagcaaaGGGCAGGAGGGGGTAGGATGGACAacgtacagggagaagagagagaacagagggggaATGTTAGGAGACGGGAGGTTAGCGAGCAAATCTGCCTCAGTCCTGACTACtgtggagaaggaaagaggggtgaggaaaggagagtaAATTAGAAGATtaacggaggagaggaggcggcgagggggagaggaggataagagaggaggagaggagagaagggctgAGTGGGCAGAGTGTGTCTGGACCTGGGCCAGATTTTAAACACTCACCCTGACACATCTGCTAGGGGGCCGGGGGCCTGCAGGGGGGGTGCAGCTGTTTACCTGTTTACCTCAGACCCTTAGGACTGaatcagtatatgtgtgtgtgtgcatgtgtgtgtgtgcatgtggaggaTAGAGTTGCCAGCTGTAAAACAAAGTGAAAGCTAAATGCAACTCAGTAAAGTCCTTGGAGAGACAAAGCcaacaggaggggaggagaagagaagaggagaggaggggagaggagggtagcggtggaggagagaggaggggagaggtggaggggagaggagaggaggggagaggagggtaggggagaggtggaggggagaggaggggagaggtggaggggagaggtggaggggaggggagaggaggggaggggtggaggggagaggaggggaggggtggaggggagaggagaggagaggaggggagaggtggaggggagaggaggggagagtagagAAAGCCGCTGGTGCAGCCTTGGCCTACATGCACAGCTACTGCTATTCAGGAGGGACATCACTGTCCCTGATACATTCTAGGAAGAGggacagacgtgtgtgtgtgtcagtgtgcggtgtgtgtgtgtcagtgtgcggtgtgtgggtgtgtgtcagtgtgcggtgtgtgtgtcagtgtgcggtgtgtgtgtcagtgtgcggtgtgtgtcagtgtgcggtgtgtgtcagtgtgtgtgtgtcagtgtgtggtgtgtgtgtgtcagtgtgtggtgtgtgtgtcagtgtgcggtttgtgtcagtgtgcggTGGAAGTGTAAGTAAAAGTTGGATGAGGTGCAGGGTTAATAACACCTGGAGGAAtatgagagagacaaggagagtacTGTAGATCAGGAAAGTCTCTCTACTCCTGgcttctctctccagcctcacttgtctctctctttctacctgtgtcacacacacagacactctcacacacgtacacacacacgcacgtacacacacacacacacacacacacacacacactcccttgagCCTAATTGGACATACTAAGCTGCAGACGAGTTGAGCAGCTCGACTGATAATCATGTTACGTCAGTGGTTACTAGTGGTTACTCAAAAAGAATaaacgaaagaaagaaaagaaagataaTGGAAACGCTCCCATAATCACCAGCGGGAGAGGATGTGACATCACAACGAGACAAACGACCGAGGGACGTAtaaataggagagaggagatggatagAAAGATGGATAGAGGGGCACATTAATAGAGAGGGCTTCTACATCTTTAATTAACATCCCCTCCGCAGTCAGAACACGATGAGGGGGGCGAGCAGGCAAGCCAAGGTGAGCTGATTGAGGAGAAAAGGCTGAAGTCCAGATGCTTGGCTGGACAGCGTGTGAGTgcatgggggggcggggggaggcagTGCTGACCGGCAGATGGAGTGGATCTCGTGAGCGTCGTGGTCTTTGTGCGTGCTCTCTGACAGGCTGTCCCCCAGGGTCATCAGGCACTGGGCGAAGCCCTTGTAGATGGAGCCACACTTCCTGGAGGAGAACGTTGCACTGgggagaggaaacactgcacacacacacacacgcacgtgcatacacacacacacgcacgtgcacacacacacacacacacacatggacacacacacacacaccatacgcaGTATCGGTAAGTACCAgttccatctccccccctcccccccatccccaaccTATAGTAGACTAGTTGTCACAAGCATCCCTCATCTCTGGAGTACCAGGTGAAGCACCTCTGTGGCCTGGTGAAGCAGAACCAGTTAAGGTAAATAAGTACATCATTACTAGTTGAGGTAAATCATGTAAATTGGGTCAGACAGTGAATCACCATAACGCTTCCGGACTCTAGGGAGCGGCTGGTTAATATTTAATGGGACAGACTCATCGGCTGCCCGCCTACCGATCTCAGAACGCGTTCAACAGCAGGCTTCAGTTAGACTCAGGATTATTGGTTTCACTCATCTCTATCAAGCTTTAATGAAGACCTAGagcgagagaggtggagagggaacagtggagagagagagagagagagagagagagagacaaagagagaagggtggagataggagaggatggaaggacagggagagaaggatgttactgtaaaaaaagagagaaattaaACTTATAAAAGGACAAGTTGGATGAAAGgcaaaaggaggagaggatggagaggaagatacACGGATGAAGGGATGAAACCGAGTTCAAGAGAGGAGGCTTTTAATTCATCTTTAGTTGTTTTTAGTATAGAAAAAGTTcaacagagagaaaacacaacTCGGAGCTGAGCGGGGCCAGAGCAGGCTGGCTGGTAATTTGGGGTTCAACCTCCATGGAGGGAATACTGAGAGCGCCTCAGGGAGACTCTGGACTGTGGCTTTCAACTCTGAGCCTGCTGCCCTGTCTGAAGacaagcagagccaagcctgtagACAAGCCAGGATAAATACACgcgtgcacacccacacacagagacacaaacacacacacacacagacacaaacacacacacaaacagacagacacacagagacacaaacacacacagatacaaacacagacacacagagacaccaacaaacatacacacaaacacacgcagacacaaacaaacacacacacacacacacacagagacacaaacacacataggaATAGAAAGCTGGAGGAAATGGCCACACCCTGAAACACCTGCAGGCTAGGAGTAGATGAACACTTTGGGTTGATGTTCAGAACTTAGTTGTTGattacaggagaggagaaaggagaggagaggagaagagaagaaaaagaagaaaagagaggggaggagaagagaggagaagagaggagagaagagaggagaagagagaagagaggagaagagaggagagaggagaagagaagagaggagagaagagaagagaggagaaaagagaggagaggagagaagagaggagaagagaggagagaagagaggagaggagagaagagagaagagaggagagaagagaggagagaagagagaagagaggagagaagagaggagaagagagaagagaggagagaagagaggagagaagagaggagaggagagaagagagaggagaaaagagaaaagaggagaagaggagtggaggaaaagACGTGAAGTGAAGACAACAGGACAAGCCagcacaggacaggacagaacaggacagaacaggacaggacagaacacgaggtgggagaaagagagcagagaacCGGAGCAGGAcaccagagaggagggagtcgaGCAGCAGGAGAAGCGAGACGAACCacacgggagaggagagaccagagcaggTATCACG of Osmerus mordax isolate fOsmMor3 chromosome 4, fOsmMor3.pri, whole genome shotgun sequence contains these proteins:
- the nrn1la gene encoding neuritin 1-like a encodes the protein MTSFVNYACLLLPVAFLLMFPLPSATFSSRKCGSIYKGFAQCLMTLGDSLSESTHKDHDAHEIHSICRSWDEFHDCANLAMAGCPEEAASVWESLRQESKKMQFSGNLYDMCSNRNQPQVNAQAPPNGEDANQESLRAHAHTSGHVFYLLPWLFVMLLVPWI